The Chrysiogenia bacterium nucleotide sequence CACGAAGCTGACGATCGAGCTGACGAATTACGCCGAGGAGGTGGGGGCCGACGGGGTGATGATCACGCCGCCCTACTATGGGTTTGGTGGCTTCGCGGGCCTGAAGAAGCACTATGCGGACATCGCGGCGGCGACGAAGCTGGGCATCGTCGTCTACTTCAGCGGGGCGGTGATGCACACCGTGACCAATATTCTGAACAAACCGGAGTTGATGCTGGAGTTGGTGGAAGCGGCCCAAGGTCACATCTCCGGGTTCAAGGATGCTTCGGGCAATTTCCACTTCTATCGCACCGTCTGCAAAATGCTGAAAGACAAGGTGGCGGTGATGGGCAGCAATGGCATGAGTTATTACCTCTATGCCCACCAGTTCGGCGGTCCGTGCTTCCTGACCGGACTGGGCAACATCTGGCCGAAAGTGGAACTTGAATTCGACGCCGCTTTGCAAAGCGGCGACCACGCCAAGGCTTTGGCCATCGTGAATGAAAAGGACCTGCCTTACATCAAGGCGTGCGTGGCGACCGGCTCCTACAACGGAGCGGTCAAGGCGCTGCTCGAGGCCAACGGCCTGCCGGGCGGTCACATGCGCGGCCCCTTCCTCGATCTGACGGCCAAGCAGAAAGCCGATCTGATCGGTGCCTGTCAAA carries:
- a CDS encoding dihydrodipicolinate synthase family protein, which produces MMTPEELRQKLTGPIVAMTTHFTEDDRVDVEAMQRLTQFYVDQGIKTVIADGSTGEFASLSEAERRLVIKTVCETAAGRMTVIAGTACPGTKLTIELTNYAEEVGADGVMITPPYYGFGGFAGLKKHYADIAAATKLGIVVYFSGAVMHTVTNILNKPELMLELVEAAQGHISGFKDASGNFHFYRTVCKMLKDKVAVMGSNGMSYYLYAHQFGGPCFLTGLGNIWPKVELEFDAALQSGDHAKALAIVNEKDLPYIKACVATGSYNGAVKALLEANGLPGGHMRGPFLDLTAKQKADLIGACQ